From Chiloscyllium plagiosum isolate BGI_BamShark_2017 unplaced genomic scaffold, ASM401019v2 scaf_2210, whole genome shotgun sequence, a single genomic window includes:
- the LOC122548104 gene encoding pyruvate carboxylase, mitochondrial-like, protein MSAAMYPKVFDDFKDFTAQFGPVECLNTRLFLEGPKIAEVFQVELERGKTLHIKALALGDLNMAGQREVFFEMNGQLRSVLVKDTQAMK, encoded by the exons ATGTCAGCCGCCATGTATCCCAAAGTCTTCGATGACTTCAAGGACTTCACCGCTCAGTTTGGACCCGTCGAGTGCCTCAACACTCGCCTCTTCTTAGAGGGACCCAAAATCGCCGAGGTGTTCCAG GTTGAGCTGGAGAGAGGGAAGACGCTCCACATTAAAGCCCTTGCGCTGGGAGACCTGAACATGGCCGGGCAGAGGGAAGTGTTCTTTGAGATGAATGGTCAACTTCGCTCAGTGCTGGTCAAGGACACTCAGGCTATGAAG